One window of Biomphalaria glabrata chromosome 6, xgBioGlab47.1, whole genome shotgun sequence genomic DNA carries:
- the LOC106077197 gene encoding uncharacterized protein LOC106077197: MYSLGSEQLNMGHVLVQIITIVWALLPILQVCFIWGRMPAAAHSIVESIRYLSTTGLSQTFLIQIQLFVSICSSTKMGINVFGFFTIDSQTGVMILGTIATYGIVVIQFQQEKSNDCHYNVSQIL, encoded by the exons ATGTACAGCCTAGGGAGCGAACAGCTGAACATGGGCCACGTCCTCGTGCAGATTATCACTATCGTCTGGGCACTGCTGCCTATACTTCAAGTTTGTTTCATTTGGGGTCGTATGCCAGCTGCG GCACATTCTATTGTTGAATCTATTCGCTATCTTTCTACAACCGGTCTAtctcaaacatttttaatacaG ATTCAACTGTTCGTCTCCATTTGTTCCAGTACTAAAATGGGTATTAACGTGTTTGGCTTTTTTACTATCGACTCCCAGACAGGTGTAATG attCTGGGCACCATAGCCACCTATGGTATTGTGGTCATACAATTCCAGCAGGAAAAGTCAAATGATTGTCACTACAACGTCAGCCAAATCCTGTAG